One genomic window of Ornithodoros turicata isolate Travis unplaced genomic scaffold, ASM3712646v1 ctg00000958.1, whole genome shotgun sequence includes the following:
- the LOC135375945 gene encoding uncharacterized protein LOC135375945: MMTPKYLYELHFLKVLSWSHSVGRFGTLKPTHCDFSRLNLRPSSVSRRQRNLIDSGFPATKRGTLPITTIQNELLMKGLHLLQTDKSSKFAVLPVSLFESKKTDAVVKLLKPFPGNLQKSKLAICSMLMENDMSAICKAIRSASRSTLSVKFLLKDHKVDMPLRIVVNENHTWQKVVSSFIKNCLSSIYEPSPLVLKNSESLLEALASFHGKKCHALSLDIKDLYYSLRADTLLNRVRDFLECNLVRFQSKAGISVSDFLRVLELYLKSTAISIDGELFTQKTGICIGSAIAPVLSEIYLRAVDTAVLSFISTVSTASLLVRRFVDDLLLLSNEESIISDCERVIRSVAPELDFTVEYPMNGELQFLDVRLLFSPYLCWNYGKTVPKPILPASSCHSKTVKFGVIAGLLSNAVKKSCVHQLHSSLCHQLSRLRDAGYSHCMIFHGLMQGVEPQKIRVRFGFGFALFCFVPVQFRFGHARNRTGSQTGSEPRTGSRTGSTLPFYMFHKTAFIRKCVANSLLLLSALTSLAVR; encoded by the coding sequence ATGATGACTCCAAAATATTTGTATGAGCTGCACTTCCTTAAGGTACTTTCCTGGAGCCATAGTGTGGGTCGATTCGGGACATTAAAACCCACCCATTGTGATTTCTCCAGGCTAAACCTCAGACCATCCTCCGTCTCTCGACGGCAACGTAATTTGATTGATTCAGGCTTCCCTGCAACGAAACGAGGTACCTTGCCCATAACAACCATTCAAAATGAACTTCTGATGAAAGGATTACATCTATTGCAAACGGACAAATCATCAAAGTTTGCTGTCCTACCTGTGAGCCTTTTTGAATCTAAAAAGACGGATGCAGTTGTGAAATTGCTTAAGCCGTTCCCAGGCAATTTGCAGAAATCAAAACTGGCGATTTGTTCAATGCTCATGGAAAATGATATGAGTGCTATCTGTAAGGCTATACGTTCCGCTTCCCGTTCGACCCTTTCGGTCAAGTTTTTGTTGAAAGACCACAAGGTTGATATGCCTCTGAGAATTGTCGTAAATGAGAACCACACTTGGCAAAAagttgtatcttctttcattaaGAACTGTCTCTCCTCAATTTACGAACCTAGCCCACTTGTCTTGAAAAATTCTGAGAGTCTTCTTGAGGCCCTGGCATCTTTTCACGGTAAAAAATGTCACGCATTGTCCCTGGATATTAAGGATCTGTATTATTCTCTCCGAGCTGATACTCTGTTAAACCGTGTAAGagattttttagagtgtaacctGGTGCGTTTCCAGTCAAAAGCTGGTATTTCTGTCTCGGATTTTCTTCGAGTTCTAGAATTGTATCTTAAATCAACTGCTATAAGTATTGATGGAGAATTGTTTACCCAAAAGACTGGCATCTGTATTGGTTCTGCTATTGCACCAGTATTGTCAGAAATTTACCTGCGTGCTGTTGATACTGCTGTATTGTCATTTATTTCAACTGTTTCCACTGCCTCTCTTCTTGTAAGAAGGTTTGTCGAtgatttgttgctgttgtcaaACGAAGAGTCCATCATTTCTGACTGTGAACGTGTTATCAGGTCTGTCGCTCCCGAACTAGATTTTACTGTTGAGTACCCCATGAATGGAGAGCTACAGTTTTTGGATGTACGACTTTTGTTCAGCCCTTATCTTTGCTGGAACTATGGCAAAACAGTTCCTAAACCTATCCTGCCTGCTAGTAGTTGCCACTCAAAAACTGTCAAGTTTGGAGTCATCGCCGGGTTACTGTCAAATGCTGTGAAAAAGTCTTGTGTTCACCAGTTACATTCTTCTCTGTGCCACCAACTGTCTCGTTTGAGGGACGCGGGCTACTCCCATTGTATGATTTTTCATGGTCTaatgcagggtgtcgaaccgcaaaaaatacgggttcggttcgggttcgggttcgcgttgttttgtttcgttccggttcagttccggttcggccacgccagaaatcgaaccggttcgcaaaccggttcggagccccgaaccggttcgcgaaccggttcaacgcttccgttttatatgttccataaaactgcttttatcaggaaatgcgtggctaatagcttactgctgttgtctgcattgacgtctctagcggtgaggtag